In a single window of the Ruminococcus albus 7 = DSM 20455 genome:
- a CDS encoding diacylglycerol/lipid kinase family protein: MKKLLFVFNPLAGKGQIKNELFSIVDIFTKEGYDVTVYPTQCPGDGGRKIREDGSSYDLVLASGGDGTLSEAVSALLSLDKKVPLGYIPTGSTNDVGMSLGLPNKPVDCANAIAKGVYFDYDIGQFNEDTHFVYVAAFGAFTAVSYETPQEYKNRFGHVAYIAEALRRVNSIRGYDLVIEHDGEVIEGSFALGLISNSQSIAGMKNFIQDGVCYDDGLFEVCLIKNPSNALELSSILAEAAINKLTGPNFVTFKTSHLKIKSKQPLAWALDGESGGVHDEVDIINLKQAIRLKIGFNEIAAEQEFVRMQAPAEHLLKLTAEEYFKTHDSDEEE; encoded by the coding sequence ATGAAAAAACTGCTATTCGTATTCAACCCGCTGGCGGGTAAGGGACAGATAAAAAATGAACTTTTCAGCATCGTGGATATTTTTACCAAAGAGGGCTATGATGTGACCGTATACCCTACTCAGTGTCCGGGTGACGGCGGACGAAAGATCAGGGAGGACGGCAGCAGCTATGACCTGGTGCTGGCAAGCGGAGGTGACGGTACGCTCTCAGAAGCGGTCAGCGCTCTGCTCTCACTGGATAAAAAGGTGCCGCTGGGATATATCCCTACGGGCTCAACAAACGATGTGGGTATGTCGCTGGGTCTGCCAAACAAGCCTGTTGACTGCGCTAACGCTATCGCTAAGGGTGTGTATTTCGATTACGATATAGGTCAGTTCAACGAAGATACCCATTTTGTATACGTGGCAGCCTTCGGTGCATTCACTGCAGTATCCTACGAGACCCCACAGGAGTACAAGAACCGTTTCGGTCATGTGGCTTATATCGCAGAAGCCCTCAGGCGTGTCAACTCGATAAGGGGTTATGACCTTGTCATAGAGCATGACGGCGAAGTGATAGAGGGCAGCTTTGCACTGGGACTTATTTCCAATTCACAAAGTATCGCAGGTATGAAAAATTTCATACAGGACGGTGTTTGCTACGATGACGGTCTGTTTGAGGTGTGCCTTATTAAGAACCCCAGCAACGCACTGGAGCTGAGCAGCATCCTTGCAGAGGCTGCCATAAACAAGCTTACAGGTCCGAACTTTGTGACATTCAAGACATCTCATCTGAAAATAAAGAGCAAGCAGCCCCTCGCATGGGCGCTGGACGGCGAATCGGGCGGTGTGCATGATGAAGTTGATATAATCAACCTGAAACAGGCTATCCGCCTGAAAATAGGCTTCAATGAGATAGCTGCCGAGCAGGAGTTCGTTAGAATGCAGGCTCCCGCTGAACATCTGCTGAAGCTTACCGCTGAGGAGTACTTCAAGACCCATGATAGCGACGAAGAAGAATAA
- a CDS encoding tRNA1(Val) (adenine(37)-N6)-methyltransferase, whose product MQYNDFSFESLGDGIEICISDEHRFGTDAFLLADFAGARHKDICADFCTGSGIIALLLHKNYRPKLTYALEIQEKAHEQLKVSLERSKIDDIVPVLGDLKNWRAPKPIDLITCNPPYKINNTGEKNDSEAVSIARHEMLCTVEDVCRAAKMNLRYGGRICICNRPERLCDIMTAMRSNGIEPKRMRTVHKNPDCAPWLILVEGRMGGNNFIQIEKPLYVRSKDGGLSEEMNRIYHLDG is encoded by the coding sequence ATGCAGTATAATGACTTTTCTTTTGAATCCCTCGGTGACGGTATAGAGATATGTATATCAGATGAGCATCGCTTTGGTACTGATGCTTTTTTGCTGGCTGATTTTGCCGGTGCAAGACACAAGGATATCTGTGCAGACTTCTGTACGGGCAGCGGCATAATAGCACTGCTGCTGCATAAAAATTACCGTCCGAAGCTGACATATGCCCTTGAGATACAGGAAAAGGCTCATGAGCAGCTGAAAGTATCCCTAGAAAGATCAAAGATAGATGATATAGTACCCGTACTCGGTGACCTTAAAAACTGGCGTGCGCCAAAGCCAATAGACCTGATCACCTGCAATCCTCCATATAAGATCAACAACACGGGTGAAAAAAATGACAGCGAAGCTGTATCCATCGCGCGGCATGAGATGCTGTGTACCGTTGAGGATGTTTGCAGGGCTGCCAAAATGAATCTTAGATACGGCGGCAGGATCTGTATATGCAACCGCCCTGAAAGGCTATGCGATATAATGACAGCCATGCGATCGAATGGCATCGAACCCAAACGTATGCGGACGGTACATAAAAATCCCGATTGTGCGCCCTGGCTTATCCTCGTAGAGGGTCGTATGGGCGGCAATAACTTTATACAGATAGAAAAGCCACTGTATGTACGCTCCAAGGACGGAGGACTTTCTGAGGAGATGAACAGGATATATCACCTTGACGGCTGA
- the adhE gene encoding bifunctional acetaldehyde-CoA/alcohol dehydrogenase produces the protein MAKTTAKKNEPIFVDSVEALSAKIKEVRAAQAEFATYTQEQVDKIFKAAALAANKARLPLAKMAVEETGMGIVEDKVIKNNYAAEHIYNAYKNVQTCGVFETNEAYGTTKIYEPIGLIAAVIPTTNPTSTAIFKTLISLKTRNGIIISPHPRAKNCTIAAAKIVLDAAVAAGAPENIIGWIDVPSLDMTNQIMRDSDLILATGGPGMVKSAYSSGTPALGVGAGNASAIIDASADIKVAVSSIIHSKTFDNGMICATEQTLIVDKKIYKEVKAELKARGCYFLNDEEADKVRHTMIINGSLNAKIVGQRPVTIAKLCGFEVPEDVKVLIGEATSTDREEAFGHEKLTTVLGMYKADNFDDALDKAETLLENNGGLGHTSVLWIDNVNEREKLLKFAERLKTSRLIVNTPSSLGGIGDLYNFNFAPSLTLGCGSWGGNSVSENVGVKHLLNVKTVVERRENMLWFRAPEKVYFKKGCLPVALDELKNVMGKKKAFIVTDQFLYKNGYTKPITDKLDQMGIAHNVFFDVAPDPSLGCALEGVKAIRAFEPDTIIAIGGGSAMDAAKIMWVMYEHPEADFMDMAMRFIDIRKRVYTFPKMGEKAYFICIPTSSGTGSEVTPFAVITDEKTGHKYPLADYALLPNMAIVDTDLMMSAPKGLTAASGLDCMVHDLEALASVMATDFTDGIALQSLKITFENLPECVDNGQTAYKAREKMAHAATMAGMAFANAFLGIGHSLAHKLGAYHHLPHGICCALVITNVMKFNANPVPTKMGTFSQYEYPKTLEKYADVARSLGLFGKDDKACFKMLCDKVEELKERVGCKKTIAEYGISEEDFLATLDKMAEDAFDDQCTGANPRYPLIEELKEIYKACYYGTEYKG, from the coding sequence ATGGCTAAAACTACTGCTAAAAAGAACGAACCGATCTTCGTGGACAGCGTAGAAGCACTTTCTGCCAAGATAAAGGAGGTAAGAGCTGCGCAGGCTGAGTTTGCGACCTATACTCAGGAACAGGTCGATAAGATATTCAAGGCTGCTGCACTTGCTGCCAATAAGGCACGTCTGCCCCTTGCAAAAATGGCTGTTGAGGAAACAGGCATGGGTATTGTTGAGGACAAAGTCATCAAGAACAACTATGCTGCAGAGCATATCTATAATGCTTACAAGAATGTTCAGACCTGTGGTGTATTTGAAACTAACGAGGCTTACGGCACAACAAAGATCTATGAGCCTATCGGTCTGATAGCGGCTGTAATCCCTACTACAAACCCTACTTCTACAGCTATATTCAAGACACTTATCTCGCTGAAGACCAGGAACGGTATAATCATCAGCCCTCACCCCCGTGCAAAGAACTGCACCATCGCGGCTGCAAAGATAGTGCTTGATGCTGCTGTTGCTGCAGGCGCACCTGAAAATATCATCGGTTGGATAGATGTTCCCTCACTGGATATGACCAACCAGATAATGAGAGATTCCGACCTGATACTTGCAACAGGCGGCCCCGGAATGGTAAAGAGTGCTTATTCTTCAGGCACACCTGCACTGGGTGTCGGCGCGGGCAACGCATCTGCTATAATAGATGCTTCTGCTGATATCAAGGTAGCAGTAAGCTCCATTATACATTCCAAGACCTTCGATAACGGTATGATATGCGCTACCGAGCAGACACTTATCGTTGACAAGAAGATATACAAGGAAGTCAAGGCTGAGCTGAAAGCTCGCGGCTGTTATTTCCTTAACGATGAAGAGGCTGACAAGGTCAGACACACCATGATAATCAACGGCAGCCTTAATGCCAAGATCGTTGGTCAGAGACCTGTTACTATCGCTAAGCTCTGCGGTTTTGAAGTTCCCGAGGATGTTAAGGTGCTGATAGGCGAGGCTACAAGCACCGATCGTGAAGAGGCTTTCGGCCATGAAAAGCTGACTACCGTTCTCGGTATGTACAAGGCTGATAATTTCGATGATGCACTGGATAAGGCAGAAACTCTGCTGGAGAATAACGGCGGACTCGGCCATACCTCGGTACTGTGGATAGATAATGTCAACGAGCGCGAGAAGCTTCTGAAATTTGCAGAAAGACTCAAGACCAGCCGTCTTATCGTGAATACACCGTCTTCACTGGGCGGTATAGGTGACCTCTACAACTTCAATTTTGCACCTTCCCTGACACTGGGCTGCGGCTCATGGGGCGGAAACTCCGTCAGTGAGAACGTTGGTGTTAAGCACCTGCTGAATGTAAAGACAGTTGTTGAGAGGAGAGAGAATATGCTGTGGTTCAGAGCACCCGAAAAGGTATACTTCAAGAAAGGCTGTCTGCCTGTTGCCCTTGATGAGCTGAAAAACGTAATGGGCAAGAAGAAGGCATTCATCGTAACAGACCAGTTCCTGTACAAGAACGGCTATACCAAGCCTATAACCGACAAGCTGGATCAGATGGGTATCGCTCACAATGTATTCTTCGATGTTGCTCCCGATCCTTCTCTGGGCTGCGCACTTGAAGGCGTAAAGGCTATACGTGCATTCGAGCCTGACACCATTATCGCTATCGGCGGCGGTTCCGCTATGGACGCTGCAAAGATCATGTGGGTAATGTATGAGCACCCCGAGGCTGACTTCATGGATATGGCTATGCGTTTCATAGATATCCGCAAGAGAGTATACACCTTCCCGAAGATGGGCGAAAAGGCTTACTTCATTTGCATACCTACTTCTTCCGGTACAGGTTCCGAGGTCACACCTTTCGCAGTTATCACCGATGAAAAGACAGGTCACAAGTATCCTCTGGCAGACTATGCTCTGCTGCCTAACATGGCTATCGTTGATACCGACCTGATGATGAGCGCACCTAAGGGTCTGACAGCTGCTTCCGGTCTGGACTGCATGGTACATGACCTTGAAGCTCTGGCATCCGTAATGGCTACCGATTTCACCGACGGCATCGCGCTGCAGTCACTGAAAATAACATTTGAGAATCTGCCCGAGTGCGTAGACAACGGACAGACTGCATACAAGGCAAGAGAGAAGATGGCACACGCTGCTACCATGGCAGGTATGGCATTTGCGAACGCATTCCTTGGCATAGGTCACTCCCTCGCGCATAAGCTTGGTGCATACCACCACCTGCCTCACGGTATATGCTGCGCACTGGTAATAACCAATGTCATGAAGTTCAATGCTAACCCTGTTCCCACCAAGATGGGCACATTCTCTCAGTATGAGTATCCCAAGACTCTTGAAAAGTACGCTGATGTTGCACGTTCGCTGGGTCTGTTCGGCAAGGACGACAAGGCTTGCTTCAAGATGCTCTGCGATAAGGTAGAAGAACTGAAAGAGCGCGTAGGCTGCAAGAAGACCATAGCCGAGTACGGCATATCCGAGGAAGACTTCCTTGCTACTCTCGATAAGATGGCAGAGGACGCTTTCGACGATCAGTGCACAGGCGCTAACCCCAGATATCCTCTCATCGAAGAGCTGAAGGAGATCTACAAGGCTTGCTACTACGGCACCGAGTACAAGGGTTAA
- a CDS encoding CapA family protein, with protein MKIRAVPIILAVTLLTASCGKSAVTDNKPTDENSSTSSPKIVVEDVPSSEDVSSADTTYAGKKKNDENKSGKAVVHLACAGDNLIHDNIYAEALQDDGSYDFSKCYAPCKKLIEGTDISILNQETLVNDAFEPSTFPMFSSPTEVGDAVVDLGFNVISMSNNHVLDKFSDGLISSLDYWDKKGVVHYGAYRDEADSENIRTMEVNGVTFAFLGYMEHTNGIFLGDGDAGKVVYLTDEETVRRQIEEADKMADVVVVSCHYGTEVLNDLNDMQLELTPKLVEWGADLIIGTQAHALSTCGYLDKPDGGQAFCYYGLGNFFSTMFDGNNPDGQYGRSIIGIFGKLDVVKDYDNGGKITFENVKAIPVISRYEGTSWDSMWYNCAVYPYGDYTDDMLSRHMMYQQAGVNRDVLQNYINYIPEEFLAYE; from the coding sequence ATGAAAATCAGAGCGGTCCCCATAATTCTTGCCGTCACTTTGCTGACAGCTTCCTGTGGAAAGTCTGCAGTTACGGACAATAAGCCCACAGATGAAAACAGCAGTACCTCTTCTCCTAAGATCGTAGTGGAGGATGTGCCTTCCTCAGAAGATGTATCCTCAGCAGATACGACCTATGCTGGCAAAAAGAAGAACGATGAAAACAAGTCCGGCAAAGCAGTTGTACATCTCGCCTGTGCAGGCGACAACCTTATCCATGACAACATCTACGCCGAAGCCCTGCAGGATGACGGAAGCTACGATTTTTCAAAGTGCTACGCACCCTGCAAAAAGCTTATAGAGGGTACGGATATATCCATACTCAACCAGGAGACCCTGGTAAACGATGCTTTTGAGCCATCCACATTCCCCATGTTCTCCAGCCCTACCGAGGTAGGTGATGCTGTGGTGGATCTTGGGTTCAATGTGATCTCCATGTCCAACAACCATGTGCTTGATAAGTTCTCAGACGGGCTTATCTCCTCTCTGGACTACTGGGACAAAAAGGGAGTCGTGCATTACGGTGCTTACCGTGATGAAGCAGATTCCGAGAACATAAGGACTATGGAAGTAAACGGTGTTACGTTCGCATTCCTTGGGTACATGGAACACACCAACGGCATATTTCTCGGTGACGGCGATGCAGGAAAGGTAGTATACCTGACCGATGAGGAAACTGTCAGACGCCAGATAGAGGAAGCCGACAAAATGGCTGATGTTGTGGTGGTATCCTGTCACTACGGTACAGAGGTGCTTAATGACCTGAACGATATGCAGCTGGAACTTACTCCAAAGCTTGTTGAATGGGGTGCTGACCTGATAATAGGTACTCAGGCACACGCCCTTTCCACCTGCGGATATCTCGACAAGCCGGACGGCGGTCAGGCTTTCTGCTACTACGGTCTGGGAAATTTCTTCTCCACCATGTTCGACGGCAATAACCCCGACGGTCAGTACGGAAGGTCGATAATCGGCATATTCGGGAAACTTGACGTTGTAAAGGACTACGACAACGGCGGAAAGATAACCTTTGAGAATGTAAAGGCTATCCCCGTGATATCCCGCTACGAAGGCACAAGCTGGGATTCCATGTGGTACAACTGTGCGGTATACCCCTATGGCGATTACACCGATGATATGCTTTCACGCCACATGATGTATCAGCAGGCAGGTGTAAACAGGGATGTTCTTCAGAACTATATAAACTACATTCCCGAGGAATTTCTAGCATACGAATGA
- a CDS encoding carbohydrate ABC transporter permease: MATIKEEKQFEKERRAAKKARERRMKADGLEKYLTPDQIKYNRRQKAINSVWPVFRFLILFGLCFVILYPLIFMLSTAFRPNEQMNDPSIIWIPKNFTMQNIKESWKVMKFEKTLVNTIILNLVASVLQVITCSLTGYGFARFKFKGKKILFGLVVMMIIVPPQITTIPLYMQYAYPPKIIARILTLGKATKLIDSPWTMYLPALFANGIRAGLFIFIFRQFFRGLPKELEDAAYLDGCSPLYTYVKIMIPNAKQSFLTVFLFSIVWYWNDYYVSSSFFTNNDTVALMLKNLNNTLIKELFNNQSVSVRQIIVWLEAGCLLSITPILVMYVFLQRYFVEGIEKSGLAN; this comes from the coding sequence GTGGCAACTATAAAAGAAGAAAAGCAGTTTGAAAAAGAACGTAGAGCTGCAAAAAAGGCTCGTGAGAGAAGAATGAAGGCGGATGGTCTTGAAAAATACCTTACTCCCGACCAGATAAAGTACAACAGAAGACAGAAGGCTATCAATTCCGTATGGCCTGTATTCAGATTCCTGATACTGTTCGGTCTGTGTTTTGTCATACTCTATCCGCTGATATTCATGCTTTCAACAGCGTTCAGACCTAACGAGCAGATGAACGATCCCTCTATTATATGGATCCCCAAGAACTTCACCATGCAGAACATAAAGGAATCATGGAAGGTAATGAAGTTTGAAAAGACACTTGTCAATACTATCATCCTTAATCTGGTGGCATCCGTACTGCAGGTGATCACCTGCTCGCTGACAGGCTACGGTTTCGCAAGATTCAAGTTCAAGGGCAAGAAGATACTGTTCGGTCTGGTGGTAATGATGATAATCGTACCTCCTCAGATTACTACGATACCGCTGTATATGCAGTATGCATATCCCCCGAAGATAATTGCCCGGATACTTACTCTCGGCAAAGCGACCAAACTTATAGACAGCCCCTGGACAATGTATCTGCCTGCACTTTTTGCAAACGGCATAAGAGCCGGTCTGTTCATCTTCATATTCCGTCAGTTCTTCAGAGGACTTCCCAAGGAACTTGAAGATGCGGCATATCTGGACGGCTGTTCACCCCTTTACACTTATGTAAAGATCATGATACCAAATGCAAAACAGTCCTTCCTGACAGTTTTCCTGTTCTCCATCGTGTGGTACTGGAACGACTACTATGTATCAAGTTCATTCTTCACCAACAACGATACTGTTGCACTGATGCTGAAGAACCTGAATAATACCCTTATAAAGGAACTGTTCAACAATCAATCGGTATCTGTACGTCAGATAATCGTATGGCTGGAAGCAGGCTGTCTGCTGTCCATAACTCCTATACTGGTAATGTATGTATTCCTGCAGAGGTACTTCGTAGAAGGTATCGAGAAATCGGGTCTTGCAAACTGA
- a CDS encoding carbohydrate ABC transporter permease, whose product MSKKNNKAVQTSESGNSANQKKHVLSYEKRKGLYGYGFIGLWALGTIYFFIAPLIMSLVYSFNDTQPVTGGMDMKYIGWKNYVNAFRKDQEYTLALVDMLKNTALRTPLIIIFSIFIALVLNQKFRGRTFARAVFFLPVIIATGPVMDIINGNMNTGGYSGGSEQFSTMFEANLVDQLLNFLGIYNISDKLSNIINSLTTDIFNLVWNSGIQILLILAALQGISPASKEAAQMEGATSWEFFWKITLPTISPMILASVVYTVVDSFVDPGNKVMTIVLNKSTNWQHGYSAAMAWAYFAIVGGCLAIIVAILNKVIYYEVE is encoded by the coding sequence ATGAGCAAAAAGAATAATAAAGCAGTTCAGACTTCCGAGAGCGGTAATTCCGCAAATCAGAAAAAACACGTACTTTCGTATGAAAAGAGGAAGGGTCTTTACGGCTACGGCTTTATAGGACTCTGGGCGCTGGGTACGATATACTTCTTCATAGCACCCCTGATAATGTCGCTGGTTTATTCATTCAATGATACCCAGCCGGTTACCGGCGGTATGGATATGAAGTATATCGGCTGGAAAAACTACGTCAACGCTTTCCGTAAGGATCAGGAGTATACTCTGGCGCTGGTAGATATGCTTAAAAACACCGCGCTGAGAACTCCTCTGATAATCATTTTCTCGATATTCATAGCACTGGTACTCAACCAGAAGTTCAGGGGAAGGACATTTGCAAGAGCAGTATTCTTCCTGCCTGTTATAATCGCTACGGGTCCTGTTATGGATATCATCAACGGTAACATGAACACAGGCGGCTATTCCGGTGGTTCCGAGCAGTTCAGCACAATGTTCGAGGCTAATCTTGTTGATCAGCTCCTGAACTTCCTGGGTATCTATAATATCAGCGATAAGCTGTCAAATATAATCAATTCGCTGACAACAGATATCTTCAATCTGGTATGGAACTCGGGTATACAGATACTGCTGATACTGGCTGCACTCCAGGGCATCTCACCTGCTTCCAAGGAAGCAGCACAGATGGAGGGTGCTACTTCATGGGAATTCTTCTGGAAGATAACACTGCCTACCATAAGCCCCATGATACTCGCAAGCGTCGTTTATACAGTAGTTGACTCGTTCGTTGACCCCGGCAACAAGGTAATGACCATAGTTCTCAACAAGTCTACCAACTGGCAGCACGGCTATTCCGCTGCTATGGCATGGGCATACTTTGCTATAGTAGGAGGCTGTCTTGCTATAATAGTTGCGATACTGAACAAGGTCATCTACTATGAAGTAGAATAA
- a CDS encoding DUF5696 domain-containing protein — protein sequence MHNKSYKKAIVFGLCLTMLMPLGSMAVTSADAEEDTAAVEDAAVGAEETASGDEETTGSEDELPEKISDEQAADMAEKLSENDNFILYGDEKNERLGLYVKESGTYWWTSPINVFSEDQVVDPEKGVMMKSSLRKQIASSCAIKVGDLRQEKRSESASPVYSNKAKTKWKTNDKGAVIEYKYNSEGVTLKVHYELCDDSLYVYVNTSEIEEKNTSTVDGKILTKLQLCPYFAAAPAVDHDGNPTEGYMIIPDGSGAVINYNNGKGNYPDYVQQVYGRDYTMVPLQAPRVTEQAYLPVISTVSGSNGIVAVATDGDSNVYARAQVSGQNKQVYNSCYFEFETRSSDAFFMSGVANKLNVFEKGDIKTERFGIHYYPVTGKDGGEVNYADCAEVYRNYLINEKGLKQQQGMTNKLYMDLYGGVLKRTSILGLPFNLKTEITGFEQAGEIVDDLKGKGVNNFAVNYNDWTNAAIKDKISTKANPSGTLGGNKKFTEFLNTDGVQVYPSMNNFTMDSSSAGYWTLTSTAIRISNAYSRQSSYSLSFGVAKKGVAPALLSPSKYSKTFEEMVKSYQKKGIDKAGFGYMSSRLVGDYPRKDPYSRNRTMNLLVDEYKNASSKIGSLMADEANAYVLPYVNTVSNIPVSSSGYVITDYDIPFYQMVIHGYVPYASSPINKSSNTDETFLLALASGSQIHYDFTYADSDVLQDTEYNDLYYTNYRGWTDVAANQYKAAKNLISGVEDYTISKYEISEDGNVLTTTYSKDGQNDVVVKIDKKNATASVDGNNVSIEKCIEGGLK from the coding sequence ATGCATAACAAAAGTTATAAAAAAGCAATTGTCTTTGGATTGTGCCTTACTATGCTGATGCCTCTGGGTTCTATGGCTGTTACTTCGGCAGATGCCGAAGAGGATACTGCCGCGGTCGAAGATGCTGCAGTTGGCGCTGAAGAAACAGCTTCCGGCGATGAGGAAACTACGGGCAGCGAGGACGAGCTTCCCGAAAAGATTAGTGATGAGCAGGCTGCTGATATGGCAGAAAAGCTCAGCGAGAACGATAACTTCATTCTCTACGGTGACGAAAAGAATGAAAGACTCGGTCTTTACGTAAAGGAGAGCGGTACTTACTGGTGGACATCTCCTATCAACGTATTCTCCGAGGATCAGGTGGTCGATCCTGAAAAGGGCGTAATGATGAAGTCAAGTCTGAGAAAGCAGATAGCTTCAAGCTGCGCTATCAAGGTCGGTGACCTCAGACAGGAAAAAAGATCTGAGTCAGCTTCACCTGTATATTCCAACAAGGCAAAAACAAAGTGGAAGACCAACGATAAGGGTGCGGTCATCGAGTATAAGTACAACTCCGAAGGCGTTACGCTGAAGGTACATTACGAACTCTGTGATGACAGTCTGTACGTTTATGTCAATACTTCCGAGATAGAGGAGAAGAACACTTCTACCGTAGACGGAAAGATACTCACAAAACTCCAGCTCTGCCCCTACTTTGCAGCTGCACCTGCTGTGGATCATGATGGCAACCCTACAGAAGGCTATATGATCATACCCGACGGCAGCGGTGCTGTAATTAATTACAATAACGGCAAGGGAAATTATCCCGATTACGTTCAGCAGGTATATGGCAGAGATTATACCATGGTACCCTTACAGGCACCCAGAGTTACCGAGCAGGCTTATCTGCCGGTGATATCCACGGTAAGCGGCAGCAACGGCATAGTTGCAGTGGCTACTGACGGTGATTCCAATGTATATGCAAGGGCTCAGGTCAGCGGTCAGAACAAGCAGGTATACAACAGCTGCTATTTCGAGTTTGAAACACGTTCCTCCGATGCATTCTTCATGAGCGGCGTTGCCAACAAGCTGAATGTATTTGAGAAGGGCGATATCAAGACCGAGCGCTTCGGTATACACTATTATCCCGTAACAGGTAAGGACGGCGGTGAAGTAAACTATGCTGACTGCGCTGAGGTTTACAGAAACTACCTTATCAACGAGAAGGGTCTGAAGCAGCAGCAGGGTATGACCAATAAGCTGTATATGGATCTTTACGGCGGCGTGCTGAAGAGGACTTCAATACTGGGTCTGCCCTTCAATCTCAAAACCGAGATAACAGGCTTTGAGCAGGCAGGCGAGATAGTTGACGATCTCAAGGGCAAAGGCGTAAACAACTTCGCGGTAAACTACAATGACTGGACAAATGCAGCTATAAAGGATAAGATATCCACTAAGGCAAATCCTTCGGGCACACTTGGCGGAAACAAAAAGTTCACCGAGTTCCTCAACACCGATGGCGTTCAGGTATATCCTTCGATGAACAACTTCACAATGGACAGTTCATCTGCAGGTTACTGGACACTGACCAGCACAGCAATAAGAATATCCAACGCTTATTCAAGACAGTCATCCTACAGCCTGTCGTTCGGTGTAGCAAAGAAGGGCGTAGCACCTGCACTGCTTTCACCCAGCAAGTATTCAAAGACCTTTGAGGAAATGGTAAAGAGCTATCAGAAGAAGGGTATAGATAAAGCCGGATTTGGTTATATGTCCTCCAGACTGGTAGGCGATTATCCCAGAAAAGATCCCTATTCCAGAAACAGGACTATGAACCTGCTGGTAGATGAATACAAGAACGCAAGCAGTAAGATAGGCTCGCTAATGGCGGATGAGGCTAATGCTTATGTACTGCCGTATGTGAATACTGTATCCAACATACCTGTATCATCCAGCGGATACGTTATCACAGACTACGATATACCATTCTATCAGATGGTCATCCACGGCTATGTGCCTTACGCTTCAAGTCCTATAAACAAGAGTTCCAACACAGATGAAACATTCCTGCTGGCACTGGCTTCCGGTTCTCAGATCCATTACGACTTCACCTATGCTGACAGCGACGTGCTTCAGGATACCGAGTACAATGACCTGTACTATACCAACTACAGGGGCTGGACAGATGTTGCGGCAAATCAGTACAAGGCAGCAAAGAATCTGATCAGCGGTGTTGAGGATTATACCATAAGCAAGTATGAGATCAGCGAGGACGGAAATGTTCTCACAACGACATACTCCAAGGATGGTCAGAACGATGTTGTGGTAAAGATCGACAAGAAGAACGCTACCGCATCTGTTGACGGAAACAACGTCAGCATTGAAAAATGTATCGAAGGAGGTTTGAAATAA
- a CDS encoding Yip1 family protein, translating into MYEFTPIGWLKHCIFHPVEGFEDLRWKKQGSVKISMIIVFMLFVAMVASRQLTGFQFNGNYVKVFNVVPLIVQSVVYYITWCIGNWSICTLLEGEGTFRRICIYSAYSLVPFIGCTLISVVLSNFLVQEEAIWLNALYYLGYGWSLVLMIQAMRACHQYSFGKTLISMILTLIAMLLILFLAILLLSLFQQVYVFFYQIYTEIAYRIRG; encoded by the coding sequence ATGTATGAATTTACACCTATAGGTTGGCTGAAGCATTGTATCTTCCACCCTGTTGAGGGTTTTGAAGATCTGAGATGGAAAAAGCAGGGTTCGGTGAAGATCTCAATGATCATCGTATTCATGCTGTTCGTGGCAATGGTCGCTTCAAGACAGCTGACCGGCTTTCAGTTCAACGGTAACTATGTAAAAGTATTCAATGTAGTCCCCCTGATAGTTCAGTCGGTGGTATACTACATAACCTGGTGCATCGGCAACTGGTCGATATGCACACTGCTGGAAGGCGAGGGCACATTCAGGAGGATATGCATATACTCCGCTTATTCTCTGGTACCATTCATCGGTTGCACACTTATAAGCGTGGTCCTCTCCAACTTCCTGGTACAGGAGGAAGCGATCTGGCTGAACGCCCTCTACTATCTGGGCTATGGCTGGTCGTTAGTTCTTATGATACAGGCAATGAGAGCCTGCCATCAGTATTCATTCGGCAAAACGCTCATATCAATGATCCTGACACTGATAGCTATGCTGCTGATACTGTTCCTGGCGATACTTCTGCTCTCACTGTTCCAGCAGGTTTACGTATTCTTCTATCAGATCTATACAGAGATCGCGTATAGGATCCGAGGCTAA